Proteins from a genomic interval of Panthera uncia isolate 11264 chromosome C1 unlocalized genomic scaffold, Puncia_PCG_1.0 HiC_scaffold_4, whole genome shotgun sequence:
- the ANGPTL3 gene encoding angiopoietin-related protein 3, protein MHTIKLFLFIVPLVISSKIDQDYSSYDSMSPEPKSRFAMLDDVKILANGLLQLGHGLKDFVHKTKGQINDIFQKLNIFDQSFYDLSLQTNEIKEEEKELRRTTSKLQVKNEEVKNMSLELTSKLESLLEEKNLLQQKVKYLEKQLTSLTKNQPEIQEHPEITSLKNFVEQQDNSIKDLLQTVEEQYRQLNQQHSQIKEIENQLRRTGVQESTENSLSSKPRAPRTTPFLHLNETKIVEHDDIPANCTTIYNRGEHTSGIYSIRPSNSQAFNVYCDVKSGSSWTVIQHRIDGSQNFNETWENYRYGFGRLDGEFWLGLEKIYSIVKQSNYVLRIELEDWKDNKHYIEYSFHLGDHETNYTLHLVEITGNVPNALPEHKDLAFSTWDHKAKGHVNCPESYSGGWWCHDVCGENNLNGKYNKPRAKTKPERRRGIYWKSQNGRLYSIKSTKMLIHPTDSESSE, encoded by the exons ATGCACACGATTaagctctttctttttattgttcctCTAGTTATTTCTTCCAAAATTGACCAAGACTATTCATCATATGATTCTATGTctccagagccaaaatcaagatttgctATGTTAGATGATGTAAAAATTTTAGCCAATGGCCTCCTTCAGTTAGGACATGGTCTTAAAGACTTTGTCCATAAGACTAAGGGCCAAATTAATGACATATTTCAAAAACTCAACATATTTGATCAGTCTTTTTATGACCTATCACTGCAAAccaatgaaatcaaagaagaagaaaaggaacttAGAAGAACTACATCCAAACTACAAGTTAAGAATGAAGAAGTAAAGAATATGTCACTTGAACTCACCTCAAAACTTGAAAgcctcctagaagaaaaaaatctacttcaacaaaaagtgaaatatttggaGAAGCAATTAACCAGTTTAACTAAAAATCAACCTGAAATCCAGGAACACCCAGAAATAACTTCACTTAAA AATTTTGTAGAACAGCAAGATAACAGCATCAAAGACCTTCTCCAGACCGTGGAGGAACAATACAGACAATTAAATCAACAGCATagtcaaataaaagaaatagaaaaccag CTAAGAAGAACTGGTGTTCAAGAATCCACagaaaattctctttcttctaaaCCAAGGGCACCAAGAACTACCCCTTTTCTTCActtgaatgaaacaaaaattgtaGAACATGATG ACATTCCTGCTAATTGTACCACCATTTATAACAGAGGTGAACATACAAGTGGCATCTACTCCATTAGACCCAGCAACTCTCAAGCTTTTAATGTCTACTGTGATGTTAAATCAG GTAGTTCATGGACAGTGATTCAACACCGAATAGATGGATCACAAAACTTCAATGAAACTTGGGAAAACTACAGATATGGTTTTGGGAGGCTTGACG gAGAATTTTGGTTGGGTCTAGAGAAGATATATTCCATAGTAAAGCAATCTAATTACGTCTTACGAATTGAACTAGAAGACTGGAAAGACAACAAGCATTATATCGAATATTCCTTTCACTTGGGGGATCATGAAACCAACTATACATTACACCTAGTTGAGATTACTGGCAATGTCCCCAACGCACTCCCGGAACACAAAGATTTGGCATTTTCTACTTGGGATCATAAAGCAAAAGGACATGTCAACTGTCCAGAAAGTTATTCAG GAGGCTGGTGGTGTCACGATGTATGTGGGGAAAACAACCTGAATGGTAAATATAACAAGCCAAGAGCAAAAACTAagccagagaggagaagaggaataTACTGGAAGTCTCAAAATGGAAGGTTGTACTCTATCAAATCAACTAAAATGTTGATCCATCCAACAGATTCAGAAAGCTCTGAATGA